A single window of Eleginops maclovinus isolate JMC-PN-2008 ecotype Puerto Natales chromosome 19, JC_Emac_rtc_rv5, whole genome shotgun sequence DNA harbors:
- the eapp gene encoding LOW QUALITY PROTEIN: E2F-associated phosphoprotein (The sequence of the model RefSeq protein was modified relative to this genomic sequence to represent the inferred CDS: deleted 1 base in 1 codon) gives MSSRSRVTRREPRAVRKMSWTVLLNGTPEQKKKLIREYLTGESESSSEDEFEKEMEAELSTTIKTLEGTWTPATAAAAAAAGGGEAGGAGAPGLPNPTTYDEVYFDSDSEGEDMPTGSTGRRKKQRAILTNDELLYDPDEDDRDQAWVDARRRQYNGRKRPAGGSRSQGRQGSGETSSDAVLNCPACMTTLCLDCQRHDKYRTQYRAMFVMNCTVKRDEVLRYKTQQDLKQRKRRKRRRGQKTESIADETPEPVPAGMDADEVYYPVWCTECSTEVAVFDKEEVYHFFNILASHC, from the exons ATGAGCTCGAGGAGCCGAGTGACGAGGAGAGAGCCGAGAGCAG TTCGGAAGATGAGCTGGACGGTGCTGCTCAACGGGACGccggagcagaagaagaagctgatCAGAGAGTATCTGACGGGGGAGAGCGAGTCGTCCAGCGAGGATGAGTTCGAGAAGGAGATGGAGGCCGAGCTGAGCACCACCATCAAGACCCTGGAGGGAACCTGGACACCAGCCACAGCAG cagcagcagcagcagcaggaggaggagaagca ggaGGTGCAGGTGCTCCTGGACTTCCTAACCCTACGACGTACGATGAGGTTTACTTCGACTCAGACTCAGAGGGAGAGGATATGCCAA CTGGCTCCACTGGACGGAGGAAGAAACAGCGGGCCATACTGACCAATGACGAGCTGCTGTATGACCCCGACGAGGACGACAGGGACCAGGCCTGGGTGGACGCGAGGAGGAGACA GTATAACGGCAGGAAGCGACCAGCTGGAGGCTCTCGGTCGCAGGGTCGTCAGGGTTCGGGTGAAACGAGCAGCGACGCCGTCCTGAACTGTCCCGCCTGCATGACCACGCTCTGCCTGGACTGTCAGAG GCACGACAAGTACCGGACGCAGTATCGAGCGATGTTCGTCATGAACTGCACGGTGAAGAGAGACGAGGTGTTGCGCTACAAAACCCAGCAGGACctgaaacagaggaagaggaggaagaggaggaggggacagAAAACAGAATCCATTGCTGACGAGACTCCTGAACCGGTGCCCGCGGGGATGGACGCTGATGAGGTTTACTATCCGGTGTGGTGCACCGAATGTTCCACAGAGGTCGCCGTGTTCGACAAAGAAGAGGTCTACCACTTCTTCAACATCCTGGCCAGCCACtgctga